One segment of Carya illinoinensis cultivar Pawnee chromosome 13, C.illinoinensisPawnee_v1, whole genome shotgun sequence DNA contains the following:
- the LOC122292937 gene encoding 60S acidic ribosomal protein P2-like has translation MKVVASYLLAVLGGNTTPSADDLKHILGSVGADCDDDKIELLLSEVKGKDITELIAAGREKLASVPSGGGGIAVAAPAGGGAPAAAAAEPKKEEKVEEKEESDDDMGFSLFD, from the exons ATGAAGGTTGTCGCTTCGTACTTGTTGGCTGTTTTGGGAGGCAATACCACCCCTTCCGCCGATGATTTGAAGCATATCCTCGGATCAG TTGGAGCTGACTGTGATGACGATAAGATTGAGTTGCTCTTGTCTGAAGTCAAGGGAAAAGATATCACAGAACTGATTGCAGCTGGAAGGGAGAAGCTGGCATCAGTCCCATCTGGTGGTGGGGGTATTGCTGTTGCTGCACCTGCCGGTGGTGGTgctcctgctgctgctgcagctGAGCCAAAGAAAGAGGAGAAAGTGGAAGAGAAAGAGGAGTCTGACGAT GATATGGGTTTTAGCCTCTTTGACTAA